The genome window CCAATCAATGCTGGCATCCTGTCCTAGTTTCCCACGTCGACTGATGTAGGCTGTGACATTTTCACCCAGGCGGTCAATCGCCGCAAATTTCACTTGGGCACCTGAGCGGGCAATCACCTCAACCGTCACATTCGCAGTTGCTGTTGCTGAGCCATCACCTTTTGATTCCAAGCGTTCCAAATAGCTGAACTTGCTGTTTTTGCCTGCAATAATCAAAATGTGTTTATTGAAAGGTACATCACTGTCGCTATCCTGGTAGAAAATGCCTTCGATTGGTTCTGAAATTTCGACGTTATCTGGAATATAGAGAACAGCCCCACTATTAAAATAAGCTGTGTGGTAAGCTGCTAGTTTATCATCGTCGTATTTAACTGAAGACATAAAGTAGTCTTCCACCACCTGCGGAATTTCTTCTAGAGCAGTATGGAAATCTGTGAAAAGGACTCCTTGGTCTGCCAAGGCCTGTGGCACCTGTTCAAATACAGTTTGGGTTCCAACTTGGACCAATTTTAAGTTTGAATCGAGGGCTGTAAAATCGGGAACATTAGCAGAAGCCTCGCTTTCTGTGATCGTCCCATCTCCAAGATTCCAGCGGTGAAATTTGACGCGTTCAATGGCTGGCAATTCCAACTGATCGATCTTGTCAAAAGCTTTTTTTCGTAAATCTTGCAGCCAGCTTGGCTCAGCATGCAGTTCCGAAAAGAGGGTAATATTTTCAATACTCATTTTTTTCTCCTAATAAAGATACTATCTGTTTGATTTTATGACAACATTAGATCACTTGTCATCAGGTTATAGTTCTTCTTTATAGTCGTAACCGAGTTCTTCTGCGAGTTGGGCATAGCCTTCACGTTCCAAGCGTGCAGCCAATTCTGGCCCACCTGAAAGCACGACACGGCCTTCCATCATCACATGAACGACGTCAGGAGTAATATAGTTCAACAAACGTTGGTAGTGGGTGATGATCATCGCTCCAAAACCTTCACCTCGCATTGCATTAACCCCTTTAGATACGACCTTAAGAGCATCGATATCCAAACCAGAGTCAATTTCGTCCAACAGGGCAAATGTTGGTTCCAACATCAACAATTGAAGGATTTCATTGCGTTTTTTCTCACCACCAGAGAATCCTTCGTTCAAATAGCGTTCTGCCATTTCTTCTTTCATGTTGAGCAATTCCATCTTTTCATCCAATTTTTTGATGAAATCACGAATAGAGATCTTCTCGTCCTCTTCTTTACCAGCATTCATGGCTGCACGTAAAAATTCTGCATTGGTAATCCCTGGGATTTCTGAAGGGTATTGCATGGCAAGGAACAAGCCCATCCGTGCACGTTCGTCTACTTCCAATTCCAAGATGTTGACACCATCAAAGAGAATCTCCCCTTTGGTTACTTCATAATTTGGGTTTCCCATAATGGCAGCTGACAGAGTAGATTTCCCTGTTCCGTTTGGTCCCATGATGGCTGCTATCTCACCAGTTTTTAGGGTCAGGTTTACACCTTTTAAAATTTCTTTGCCTTCAATTTCAACGTGAAGGTCTTTAATTTCTAATGTCGACATTGCATTCCCTTTCTTTTTACTTTGAAGTCTAGAAGGTTCTCAAAGCATCGATTCCTTCATCACAAAGTATTTTTTTACCTTTCAAGTATATCAAAAAAAAGCCTAAATGGCTTTTCTTTTGATTAGAACTATTCTTATTTAGTTTTTTCTTTTCGTTTTTGACGAACTTCCTCCCGATAGGAAGAATTCCCTATATAGCGCAGAACATTTAACAAAGGACTATGATGTGGCCCCAGAATCCCAATCAATTCTGCTAACAACTCTACTCCAAACAAGAGCCCGATCACAAGTAGGACGCCCCCAATGCGACTCGAGATGTTGAGCAAGAGAGAAATCAAGGAGAAGATCATCGAAATTCCATAGATCACCAATACAGTTCCCCGATGTGTC of Streptococcus sp. S5 contains these proteins:
- the sufD gene encoding Fe-S cluster assembly protein SufD yields the protein MSIENITLFSELHAEPSWLQDLRKKAFDKIDQLELPAIERVKFHRWNLGDGTITESEASANVPDFTALDSNLKLVQVGTQTVFEQVPQALADQGVLFTDFHTALEEIPQVVEDYFMSSVKYDDDKLAAYHTAYFNSGAVLYIPDNVEISEPIEGIFYQDSDSDVPFNKHILIIAGKNSKFSYLERLESKGDGSATATANVTVEVIARSGAQVKFAAIDRLGENVTAYISRRGKLGQDASIDWAIGVMNEGNVVADFDSDLVGNGSHADLKVVALSSGRQVQGIDTRVTNFGCNSIGNILQHGVILEKGTLTFNGIGHIIKGAKGADAQQESRVLMLSDQARSDANPILLIDENDVTAGHAASIGQVDPEDMYYLMSRGLDQHTAERLVVRGFLGSVIVEIPVKEVRDEMIATIEEKLSQR
- the sufC gene encoding Fe-S cluster assembly ATPase SufC translates to MSTLEIKDLHVEIEGKEILKGVNLTLKTGEIAAIMGPNGTGKSTLSAAIMGNPNYEVTKGEILFDGVNILELEVDERARMGLFLAMQYPSEIPGITNAEFLRAAMNAGKEEDEKISIRDFIKKLDEKMELLNMKEEMAERYLNEGFSGGEKKRNEILQLLMLEPTFALLDEIDSGLDIDALKVVSKGVNAMRGEGFGAMIITHYQRLLNYITPDVVHVMMEGRVVLSGGPELAARLEREGYAQLAEELGYDYKEEL